A region of the Acidobacteriota bacterium genome:
CGTCCGACGTCATACGAAAAGCCCTACGGCGCGACTCGAGCCGCACGAGCGCGTTCCCGCCGCGCCGGCTTCCTGCAGCGCCAGCCTTACCGGGCGTCCGGCGCCAGCGGCCGGAAATTCACGTCGAGCGCCTCGAGCCGCCGCAGGTGCACGGCGAGCCGCTGAAGGTAGTCCTCGTAGTTCTTCTTCTCCGCGGGCGTCCAGACAACTTCGGCAAGCGCCGTCAGCCGCGGGAACACTTTGTATTCCGCGTCCTTCGGAGTCGGCACGTACTCCGTCCAGAGCTGCGCCTGCGCGCCGAGCACGTGCTTGGCGAACTCGGGCTCGAGCTCGGACGGGATGGGCTCGAAGCTGTAGACCTTTTCGAGCGGCAGGTGCCCGGGATGCGCGAGCGGCTCGCCCGCCCACGCCTTCGCCTCGTAGTAGTTGAGGTACGTGTGGCTCTCCGGTGCCATGATGACGTCGTGGCCCGATCGCGCCGCCTCGATGCCCCCCTTGGTGCCGCGCCACGACATCACGACCGCATTCTCCGCGAGGCCTCCCTCGAGGATTTCATCCCATCCCACCAGCCGCCGGCCCTTCGAGACCAGGAAGGCGTCCATCTGCCGGATGAACCAGCTTTGAAGCTCGTGCTCGTCGGCAAGCCCCAGCTCGCGGATCCGTGCCTGGATGCGCGGGCTTGCCTTCCACTTGCTCTTCTCCGCTTCGTCGCCGCCGATGTGCACGTAGCGGCTGGGGAAGATCTCGAGCACTTCACCGAGCACGTTCTGCATGAACCGCAGGGTGGACGGCTCCGCGTTGAGGATGTCGGAGAAGATGCCCCAGTATCCCGCCACGTCGATCGGTTCTCCCGTCACGCCGATCTCGGGGTAGGCGGCGATCGCCGCCACGGCGTGCCCGGGCATCTCGATCTCCGGCATCACCGTCACGAAGCGCGCCTTCCCATACGCCACGATCTCGCGCGCATCGTCCTGCGTGTAGAAGCCGCCGTGGGGCGTCTTGTCGAACTGCCAGGGCGAGTTGCCGCGCGGCTGGTGGCCGACGATCGTCTCCTTCCGCCAGGCCCCGACGTCGGTGAGGTTCGGGTACTGCTTGATCTGCAGCCGCCAGCCCTGGTCCTCGGTCAAATGCCAATGGAAGATGTTGAGTTTGTGCAGCGCGAGGAGGTCGATGTACTTCTTGACGAATTCCTTCGGCATGAAGTGCCGTCCGACATCCAGGTGCGCGCCGCGCCACGGAAAGCGGGGCCAGTCTTCGATCGTGACTGCCGGCCACGACCACTCGACGCCGGCCACGGGCGCTTCACGAAAAATCTCGGGCGGCAGGAGCTGCCGGAGTGTCTGGACCGCGTAAAACAGGCCCGCCGCCCCCGGCGCGCGCGCGAGAACCCGCGCGGGCCGGATGTCGAGAAGATACCCTTCCGGCCCCAGCTTTTTCCGCAGCGTGGGGTCGCGCCGCAGGATGACCGCGCCGGCCGGCAACGTTCCGCCGGTCTGCACGCGCAGCGTCATCCCGGTTGCGGGCTCGAGGTAGCGCGCAAGCTGGCGTCCCACAGCAGCGCCGGCCGCGTCGGTCCAGATGGTGGTGCGACGCGTGAGCGGAAACCGGCCGCGCCGGGCCGTCACGGATACCGGTTGCGGAATGATAGCGGCCACTTCCGCAGGTTGCGCCGCCTCTGCAGCGGTGACCTGTCGCGCCGGCGAAGCCTGGGGGTTATCGCCTGAAAGCGCGAGAACGAGCAGGGTCGTCAACGGCAGCATGGTCATGGCTGCGGACTATTATCTTCCAGAAACGCCACGGCTCCGCGATTCGACGAGGGCGCCGCCCGCGTGCGAAAGTCGTCCAGCCCGGTCAGGAGCGCCGGGACGGCCGTGGCGAGCAGGACCAGAACGATCGAGATGACAAACAGCAGTTCGAGGAGGATCAGGCCGGCCTCCGCCAGCCTGCCCCTGGTTGGCTGTGCCACGACGCGACGGCTACTGCCCGGTGCGCGCCGACTGCGGTGGGGCGGACCCTGTAGCCGGAAGTCCAAAGCCCTGCGAACGACGCGTCCTCTTTCCCGCCCGCCTTCAGCCACGGTGGCCGTGAACCGCCGGCTGGGTCCGCAAAGAGAGGCCGTCCTACTTCGGCTGCGTGGGAATCCACCACTCGTGGCCGCGGACGGTATCGACGTACTCCGGCCATCTCAGGTCGACGGGTGGCTGTACGTCTGGAGGTAACAGCGGGCCGACCCACTTCTTGCCGCCTTGACCGCCTCCTGTCCGCTCCTTGAATTCGTCCTGAGCTTTCTTGAGTTCGGCGGGAGTCGTCAAGAGCTCCACCAGACTCGCACCCAGCGTTTTCGAGGCCAGGATCATCGCGGGATCGATCGTCGACGGTATGCCGCCCAAAGCAAGCGACACCCACCGGGGATAGGCATATCCCGGCTCGGGCGACTTCGGGAACGCCTTCGACGTCCAGAAGCGGGCCGTCGGCGAGTACCAGCAATACTCCACGTAGTCGTCCGATCCGGCGAGCTGCTGCCAGGCAGGCATCCCCAGGCGCCGCGCGGCGTCGTAGTCCTCCGGAGAAGTCAGCGCCGAGCAGTCCTCCCTGATCGGCTCCTGCATGGGCGCGAGGCCGCAATTCCGCTGCACCTCGCGGCAGATCGTCTTCGCGTCCTCGCTGAATTGAATCGGTCCGGCAAGGCGCATGTTGCGCCACACGAGGTCTGTCATCGCCAGGTTGGGAAGGCCGACCCGCGTCTTGCTCACCCACCGGATA
Encoded here:
- a CDS encoding beta-N-acetylhexosaminidase, coding for MLPLTTLLVLALSGDNPQASPARQVTAAEAAQPAEVAAIIPQPVSVTARRGRFPLTRRTTIWTDAAGAAVGRQLARYLEPATGMTLRVQTGGTLPAGAVILRRDPTLRKKLGPEGYLLDIRPARVLARAPGAAGLFYAVQTLRQLLPPEIFREAPVAGVEWSWPAVTIEDWPRFPWRGAHLDVGRHFMPKEFVKKYIDLLALHKLNIFHWHLTEDQGWRLQIKQYPNLTDVGAWRKETIVGHQPRGNSPWQFDKTPHGGFYTQDDAREIVAYGKARFVTVMPEIEMPGHAVAAIAAYPEIGVTGEPIDVAGYWGIFSDILNAEPSTLRFMQNVLGEVLEIFPSRYVHIGGDEAEKSKWKASPRIQARIRELGLADEHELQSWFIRQMDAFLVSKGRRLVGWDEILEGGLAENAVVMSWRGTKGGIEAARSGHDVIMAPESHTYLNYYEAKAWAGEPLAHPGHLPLEKVYSFEPIPSELEPEFAKHVLGAQAQLWTEYVPTPKDAEYKVFPRLTALAEVVWTPAEKKNYEDYLQRLAVHLRRLEALDVNFRPLAPDAR
- a CDS encoding amidohydrolase codes for the protein FIQIGGQCTSDNLPPQISAIQYAWRSSDLDMQQQIFRVLENNARHVAAINHCKVGIRWVSKTRVGLPNLAMTDLVWRNMRLAGPIQFSEDAKTICREVQRNCGLAPMQEPIREDCSALTSPEDYDAARRLGMPAWQQLAGSDDYVEYCWYSPTARFWTSKAFPKSPEPGYAYPRWVSLALGGIPSTIDPAMILASKTLGASLVELLTTPAELKKAQDEFKERTGGGQGGKKWVGPLLPPDVQPPVDLRWPEYVDTVRGHEWWIPTQPK